One Lucilia cuprina isolate Lc7/37 chromosome 4, ASM2204524v1, whole genome shotgun sequence DNA segment encodes these proteins:
- the LOC124419350 gene encoding uncharacterized protein LOC124419350 encodes MPLPLANQHHSKSPNTLPVLNQIFNNIQRYRLSPITIKSRANKSVSVTKEPQKSRNNRSCSYHYPSLYRNLPRVTESKSYEIDKGYLKRQEELLLQVYASLGTGSRKRTSGDKVINEEYERIQRKYCPKFKLTIGSNIQQTSKQGFGEIKENSRMNGQTRKKTPGIVLKAAVSNQKPNLIMQKSQWNFKKNNEKTNDANFNSLKFKEKEKILKVQNLDVESERSKIPDIQDDSDKTLTPGEKSVIQLNNADFSNKKDQSYPNKDKYRDEPNNINYSTDSKHASKIKTVSKSISKSLITDEIRYPQLQQIFYHQAVPPASTNSYNLKNKLDHLNQEIRQAIILGKSPDATTNKRLANAIEKALQEKFSWDTIQSVIKNIRNYNSKQKILHLLQIQLRQRVFILCTVRTCNFPHLLSIVDKVMHPVRAQFAPVLQHFSHCCVIEAIVPQKYLQLSSKQFRENLDCDAKVLKVKRIDVVDEVRGEVSVQCLPVSMPNTTKFMESLGYKVLNSDYGFRANREIFLDTRTGAEYRKLISNLLQIPDIETISDNVIY; translated from the coding sequence ATGCCTCTACCATTAGCAAATCAACACCATTCAAAATCCCCAAATACATTACCAGTATTGAATCAAATATTCAATAATATACAACGTTACAGACTATCGCCCATAACCATTAAATCAAGAGCAAACAAAAGTGTTTCGGTGACAAAAGAGCCTCAGAAAAGTAGAAATAATCGTTCATGCAGCTACCATTACCCCAGTCTTTACCGCAACTTACCAAGAGTAACGGAATCTAAATCTTATGAAATTGATAAGGGTTATTTAAAAAGACAAGAAGAATTGCTGCTACAAGTTTATGCTAGTTTAGGAACTGGCAGTAGGAAGAGAACTTCGGGTGATAAAGTTATAAATGAAGAATATGAAAgaatacaaagaaaatattgtcCAAAATTTAAACTGACAATTGGATCTAATATACAGCAGACAAGTAAACAAGGTTTTggggaaataaaagaaaattctagAATGAATGGTCAAACAAGAAAGAAAACTCCTGGGATAGTTTTGAAAGCAGCAGTAAGTAATCAGAAGCCTAATTTAATCATGCAAAAATCGCAAtggaattttaagaaaaacaatgaGAAAACTAATGACGCCAACTTTAATTCCCtcaagtttaaagaaaaagaaaaaattcttaagGTTCAAAATTTGGATGTTGAATCAGAACGTTCTAAAATACCGGATATACAAGATGATTCAGATAAAACTTTAACGCCTGGGGAAAAAAGTGTAATACAATTGAATAATGCAGACTTTAGTAACAAAAAAGATCAATCATATCCCAACAAAGATAAATATCGTGATGAACCTAATAACATAAACTATTCAACTGATTCAAAACAtgcttcaaaaataaaaacagtttcTAAAAGTATTTCTAAATCCTTAATAACTGACGAAATCAGATACCCTCAACTACAACAAATATTCTACCACCAAGCGGTGCCACCAGCCTCTACAAACTCCTATAACCTTAAAAACAAATTGGATCACCTTAATCAAGAAATAAGACAAGCCATCATTCTGGGAAAATCTCCAGATGCTACTACCAATAAACGATTAGCCAATGCCATTGAAAAAGCTTTACAGGAAAAATTTTCTTGGGATACTATTCAGTCGgttataaaaaacattaggaATTATAATTCAAAACAGAAAATCCTACATCTTCTACAAATACAGCTCCGTCAAAGGGTATTCATATTATGCACCGTACGCACCTGCAACTTTCCCCATTTACTCTCTATTGTAGACAAAGTAATGCACCCAGTGCGGGCACAATTTGCTCCTGTTCTTCAGCATTTCAGTCATTGTTGTGTTATTGAAGCGATAGTTCCTCAGAAATACCTGCAACTAAGTTCCAAACAATTTCGTGAAAATTTAGATTGTGAtgctaaagttttaaaagtcaAGAGGATCGATGTTGTCGATGAGGTACGCGGAGAAGTTAGTGTCCAATGTCTACCGGTCTCTATGCCCAATACTACCAAGTTTATGGAATCTTTGGGCTATAAAGTTTTGAATTCTGATTATGGCTTTCGCGCCaatagagaaatatttttagatacACGGACGGGAGcggaatatagaaaattaataagtaatttattgcaaataccAGATATTGAAACGATATCGGATAATGTAATATATTAA